From the Variovorax paradoxus genome, the window CCACCGCCTCCATCTGCTCGCGCGAACCCGCCAGCGCCTGCAGCGCACGCTCGCCCGCGTGGAACGGCGCGGCGATCATGCGGCCGCCGCGAGCTTGGCGGGCGTGCGCGCCATCGGCACGAACCCGGGCAGCGCCTCGACGCGCGCGAGCCAGCCGCGCACGTTCGGATAGCCGTCGAGCGACACACCGCCTTCGGGCGCGTGCGCCACGTAGGCGTAGTTCGCGATGTCGGCCAGCGTGGCATCGGTGTCCGCCAGGAAGGGCTGCTGCCGCAGGTGCTGCTCCATCACCGAGAGCAGCGCGTGCGCGCGCTTCACCGTGTCGGCGTGATCGCCGGCCTGTCCGAACACCGTGATGATCCGCGCCATCGCAGGCCCCGACGCGAGCGGTCCGGCCGCCACCGAGAACCAGCGCTGCACGCGCGCAGCGCCCGCCGGGTCGCGCGGCATCCAGCGCGCGGGATCGGGCGCATAGCGCTCGTTGAGATAGACCAGGATGGCGTTGGAGTCGGGCAGCACGAGTTCGCCGTCCTCGATCACCGGCACCTGGCCGAAGGCATTGCGCGCGAGGAAATCGGCACCGCGGTGCTGGCGATGGGGCAGGTCGACCTCGATGTTCTCGAACGGCAGGCCGAGCATCTCCAGGAACAGGCGCACGCGGTGCACGTGGCCGGAGAGCGAGAAGCCGTAGAGCTTGATGGGCTGTGCGGGATGTGCGGGGCGGGTGGCGGTCATGGGCAGGTCCTTTCTTTCGGCAACGGCGGGCGCAGCGCCGATTGTTCTCTCTTCCATCTTTCGGATGAATGGCCATTTCCGGATTTGACTGCTGCGTTTTCCGGTTTAATTGCGCGATGGATCGCTTCAAGGCCATGCAGACCTTCGTGCAGATTGCCGACCAGGGCAGCCTGACCCGCGCAGCCGACGCGCTCGGCACTTCGCTGCCCGCGGTGGTGCGTTCGCTCGCGGCACTGGAGGCGCACTTGGGCGTGCGCCTGTTCCACCGCACCACGCGCCGGCTCTCGCTGACCGAAGAGGGTCGCCACTACCTGCCGAGCGCGCGCGAGGTGCTGCTGGCGGCCGACGCCGCCGACCTCGCGCTGAAGGCCGAGGCGCGCGAGCCGGCGGGCCAGCTCACCATCACCGCGCCGGTGCTGTTCGGCCACATGTACGTGGCGCCGGCCATCGTGCGCTTCATGCAGCGCCACGAGAAGGTGCGCTGCAGCGTCCACCTGCACGACCGCACGGTGAACCTGCTCGAGGAAGGCATCGACGTGGGCATCCGCATCGGCGCGCTGGAAGACTCGTCGCTGGTGGCGCAGGCACTCGGCAGCATCCGCCGCGTGGTGGCGGCGAGCCCCGCGTTCCTGGCCGCACACGGCATGCCGCGCCATCCGCGCGAGCTCGAAGGCGCGCCCTGCGTGCGCGGGCGCGTCGGCGCCCCGGCGCAATGGCTGTTCCGCGAGGGCGGCAAGACCATCGGCGTCACGCCCGACACGCGGCTGGAGTTCAACCACATCGCGCCGGCGCTGGAGGCCTGCGCGGCGGGCATGGGCTTCGGCACCTTCTTCTCGTACCAGGTGCTGCCGCACGTGGCGCAGGGGCGGTTGTCGCTGGTGCTGGAAGACTTCGAGCCGCCGCCGCGCCCGGTGAGCGTGATCTACCCGAACGCACGGCTGCTGCCGGCACGCACGCGAGCCTTCATCGACTGGATGAAGACGGAGTTCAGCGGTCTCAGGCTTTAGCCGCCGGTACCATCCGGCGCAGCCGATGCCGGAGGCTTGCGCGGCAGCACATACGGCGCCAGCAGGTCGGGCTCGAGCGGCTCGCGGCTGTCGTGCAGGCAGATCTCGGAATCCTGCTTGAGCAGCGGCCAGCCGTCTTGCGCGAGTTGCGCGGTGAGCGCTGCCACGCTCGCGCTGAATTCCGAGAGCGTGGCCCGTCCGCGCAGCGTGATGAAGCAGGTGTCGGCTTCCTCGCGCAGGCTGTCGCGCGAGAGATGCGCGCCGTGCGACTCGCACAGCGCCCGCAATGCGCCCAGGTCGTGAAAACCGGGCTGCGGCCGCAGCTTGCCGCGCCACTCGAAGTAGTGGCCGGGTCGCTCCAGGTACTGCGTGTCGCTCACGCGCGCGTCGACCTTCACGCCCAGCACGGCCATGCCCGCGCGCGCCAGCCACTGCGCGAGCGCCATGGCCTCGGCCTTGGCTTCCTCGAGGTCGGCACGCAGCCACGCAGCGGCCGATGGCTGGCGCCGCGGCTCGCCATGGTGGGAGTCGATCAGCAGCGGGCGCAGGCCGACCTGCTCGCACAGCGCGACGAACGACGAGATCTGGCCGTCGTGCAGCGTGCCGCAGGTCAGGTGCAGTTCGAGCATGCCCTTCATGGCACGGCCACCGGTGCCGGCAGGGGCTTGCCGTTGCACAGCGCCGCGGCGTCGACGGCCATGGCGTGTACCGCTTCCTCGAGGCCGAGGTTGAGCACCGTCATGAACTCGCCGTTGCCGCTGGCGAAATTGGTGCGCGCGCCCATGCCGTGGTACTGGCGCACCGCGGTCTCGCCGCCGGGCAGGCGGTAGGTGGCCTTGAGCACCACGTGCGAGACGAGGTTCAGGTCGGCGGACCAGGCATGCGCCAGGCGCAGCGCCACGTCGGCAGTGACCTGGTTCGCGCCGGCATTGGGCTGGACGTTCGCGGGTGCGGAACCGAACACCGGCTGGAAACCGTAGCGGCCCGTGGACTGCAGCGCGCCGCGCGTCCAGGCCGTGGCGTCGCCGCTGCGCAGCGACTGCACCGAGCGCGGCGTGGCGTGCACCGTCGGCAGCATCAGGGTGAGGTTGCCCGCATTGGCCTTGTTGCTGCGCGCGTCCTCGACGCCCGGCAGGTACAGCATGCAGCCGCGCACGAGCCGCGGCGAAGCGGCCGGCACGCCGTCGGGCCGCTCCGCGGAAAGCGCGGCGTCGGGCGAGGCCTCGAACAGCATCGGCAGCGGTTCGCTCTCGGTCACCGCGTGGGCGGCGCCGCACAGGACCGATGCCGCGCACAGCAAGGTCATGCTCCGGCGTACGAGGCTCATGGCGCAGCGCTCCGCACCGAGTACATCGCGCCGTCCTGGTCGCGGAACAGCACGCGCCCGGGCTGCTCGTCGAAGCTCTGGCCGGCCAGCGTGACCCATGAGCCGTTGACGTTGAAGCGCGCGGTCTTCACGCCGGTGCCGCGCGCGCCGGCGATGTCCATGGCCACCGCGTGCAGGGTCTGCACGAGCGACTCGCGCATCACGCCGCGCAGCACCTGCCCGTCGTCGGCCACGAGGCGGCGCACGACGGTGCTGCGCACCATGCCGCCGACCGGCGTCTGGTAGATGGCCGAGGCGCGGTAGCTCGGCTCGGCTCGGCCGTCCTGCCACAGCAGCGCCGAGGTGCGCGTGGTGAAGGCGCCCAGGCCGGGCTCGAGGGCGTACTGCAGCAGAAGGACCATGTAGGCGGGGCCGTCCCGGGTGGCGGCGATGCGAGCGTCCTGCTCGGCCTTCACCGGCATGGCGGCGAGCACCTGCGAGGAACGGATCTTCAGCGGGAAGGCGGTCGGCTCGGCCAGCGCGGCCTCGAGCGCCTTGCCGGCTTCCACGCGGTAGTCGTAGTCGAGCAGCGGACCGACGATGGCCTGCACCTCGGCGCTCATGGCCTTCTGGCGCGACTGCTGCACCGACGAATCGATCAGCGCGCCGATCAGGCCGCCGCCGGTGGCTGCGCTCACGCCGGGCGCCTGCGCCGAGAACATGAAGCTCTCCTGCGCAACGACGACACGCACGTCGACCTCACGCACCTTGCCCCGGTCCGCGGCCGCCAGTGGCCGGTGGAACGGCGCACAGGCGCCGAGCGCCGCCAGGAGCGGCAGCGCCAACACGAAACGCAACATCCTTGGGCCTCCCGCCGCAAATTGCAATCGGGTGTCGATTGTGCCGTCGGCTGCGCGAGTTTCTACACGGCTCAGGAGGGTCCCATCGTGCCCGTGGTTTTCAAGCGACTCCCGAGCATCCAGCCCATGGTGTCCTCGCCCGTCTTCGGATGGATGAACATCACCTGCACCCATTCCTTGTACGGCGTGTAGAGGGTGACGCGGTCGTTCGGCACCAGGAACTTGCCGCTGTCGCAGCCCGCGTCCGGCGCGGTGTGCAGGTGCGCGCGCCCGGTGCCGGTGACGACCCCGCCGCGGCGGGGCATGAAGCCGGGACTTTCGTTGGCCACGGCGTGCAGCGCCTCGCACCGCTTCGATTCGCCGGGCGGGGCCGCCGAGGCAGGCGTCGCGCCGGCTAGGAGGGCCAGCGCGGCGAGTGCTGCGGACGCCGCAAGCGCGGCGCCGCCTGAAGTTGCTCTGAACATCGCGGGATTATCCATCGATCGATGCGCTCTGATCTTGCGAACGCAACGTGCTTCGGACACTGTCTCTTCGCGACATCTGAACCTGCCTATGATCCTACGCTTGCACATGTCTCCTCTCTTCCAGGTCAGCCATCTGCGCAAGCGCTATGGCGACACCACGGTCGTCGACGACCTGTCGTTCGAGATCGCGCCCGGCGAATGCCTGGGCGTGATCGGCCCGAACGGCGCCGGCAAGACCACCACCATCCGCATGTGCCTGGGCCTCACCGCACCCGACGGCGGGGAGATCTCCGCGCTGGGCCTTCAGATGCCGCGCGACGCGCTGGCCATCAAGGCGCAGCTGGGCGTGGTCACGCAGTTCGACACGCTCGACCCCGACTTCAGCTGCGCCGAGAACCTCGTGGTGTACGGCCGCTACTTCGGCTACGGCAAGGCGCAGGTGCGTGCGCGCGTGCCGCAGCTGCTGGAGTTCGCGGCGCTCTCGCACAAGGCCGACGCCAAGCCGGGCGAGCTGTCGGGCGGCATGCGCCGACGGCTGTCGCTGGCGCGCGCGCTGGTGAACGACCCGCGTCTGCTGCTGCTCGACGAGCCCACCACCGGGCTCGACCCGCAGGCGCGCCACCTGATGTGGGAACGGTTGCAGGTGCTGCTGCAGCAGGGAAAGTCGATCCTTCTGACCACGCACTTCATGGACGAGGCCGAGCGCCTGTGCTCGCGGCTGCTGGTGCTCGACCACGGCCGCAAGATCGCCGAGGGCAAGCCGCGCGACCTGATCGCCGAGCACCTGGAGCCCGACGTGGTCGAGGTGTACGGCAACGGCGCGCTGTCGCTGGCCGAGTCTGCCGAGCTGCGGGCGATGGCGGCGCGCGTGGAAGTGAGCGGCGAGACGGTCTTCTTCTACACGCAGGACGCGCGGCGGCTGCTCGATGCGCTCACGCAGCATGGCGGCCTGCGCACCTTTCACCGCCCGGCCAACCTCGAGGACCTGTTCCTCAAGCTCACGGGCCGCCAGATCCGCGAAGACGGCTAGACCATGAACACGACAACAACGACAACAACGACGACAACAACCGCCGCGCCGCCCTCGCCCTCCGTCTGGCGCGCGCCCGAACTCTCGCTGCGCTGGTGGCCCGTGTTCCTGCGCAACCTGCTGGTATGGCGCAAGCTCGCGCTGCCGAGCCTGATCGGCAACATCGCCGAGCCGCTGATCTGGCTCGTGGCCTTCGGCTACGGCATGGGCGCGCTGGTGGGACAGGTGGCGGTCGACGGCGTGAAGGTGCCCTACATCCTGTTCCTGGCGAGCGGCTCGATCTGCATGAGCGCGATGAACGCGGCGAGCTTCGAGGCGCTGTACTCGGCCTTCTCGCGCATGCATGTGCAGAAGACCTGGGACGGCATCATGAACGCGCCGGTCGGGCTCGACGACATCGTGCTGGCCGAGATGCTGTGGGCCGCGTTCAAGTCGATCTTCACCGTCACCGCGATCCTGTTCGTGATGCTCGGGCTGGGCATCAGCCACACGCCGAAGCTGATCGTGGCGTGGCTGGTGCTGATCGGCGCGGGCATCACCTTCTCGTCGATCGCGCTGATCTTCAACGCGCTGGCCAAGGGCTACGACTTCTTCACCTACTACTTCACGCTGTTCATGACGCCGATGATGTTCCTGAGCGGCGTGTTCTTCCCGCTCGAGCAGCTGCCCGCGGCGGTGAAGGCGGTGGCGGCATGGCTGCCGCTGACCAATGCGGTGATGCTGGTGCGCCCGCTGTTCATGGACCAGTGGCCGCCGCAGTGGTGGCTGCATGCGGCCGTGCTGGCGGTGTACGCGGTGGTGGCTTTCTGGATCGCGCTGGCGCTCACGCGCAAGCGTTTCAGGGGCTGAAACGGACGGCCGCGGGAGGCCGTCCCACAGACGCGTCAGGGGCTGTAACGGGCCCGGCCAGATCGGGCCTTCGGTGTAGACTGCCAGGTTTTTCGAACGGGCGGTATCTGGCTGTATGGCGCAAGTTTCAGCGCGCGCAGGATTCAACGGCTCGGCGCTCACTCGCTTGCTCTCCCGGCTCTCCCAGGCCGATGTCCGCGAACCCCGGCAAGTCACCGCGGACCGCCTGAGTCAGTGGTTCGGGTGGACCGACGCCATCTCGTTGTCTGCTGCATTGAATGGCACTCCGGGGGCTTCGCCGCCCGGTTCGCGCGCGTCCGCCAACGCCGAGGAAACCGAATGCCGGCGCGTGCGGGCCGCACTGGCCGCGGCCATCGCGGAAGACAGCACTTTCGCTGCGTCGCCGGAGCGCGACGCCGCCATGGACCCGGCCGTTCCCGTCGAGTTCTCGCCTTTCCGCCAGCGCTACCTCGCCCGCCAGCAGGCGATGGAGGCCGGCGTCGGCCCGCTGCGCGGCAGGCTGCGCGCCCGGCTGGCGAGCCGCTCGCCCGAGATGGCGCGGCTGGCGGCGGTCGACGTGGTCATGGAGCAGGTGCTCGGCGCGCAGGAGCGCAGCCTGCTGGCCGGCGTGCCCG encodes:
- a CDS encoding glutathione S-transferase family protein, yielding MTATRPAHPAQPIKLYGFSLSGHVHRVRLFLEMLGLPFENIEVDLPHRQHRGADFLARNAFGQVPVIEDGELVLPDSNAILVYLNERYAPDPARWMPRDPAGAARVQRWFSVAAGPLASGPAMARIITVFGQAGDHADTVKRAHALLSVMEQHLRQQPFLADTDATLADIANYAYVAHAPEGGVSLDGYPNVRGWLARVEALPGFVPMARTPAKLAAAA
- a CDS encoding LysR family transcriptional regulator, whose translation is MDRFKAMQTFVQIADQGSLTRAADALGTSLPAVVRSLAALEAHLGVRLFHRTTRRLSLTEEGRHYLPSAREVLLAADAADLALKAEAREPAGQLTITAPVLFGHMYVAPAIVRFMQRHEKVRCSVHLHDRTVNLLEEGIDVGIRIGALEDSSLVAQALGSIRRVVAASPAFLAAHGMPRHPRELEGAPCVRGRVGAPAQWLFREGGKTIGVTPDTRLEFNHIAPALEACAAGMGFGTFFSYQVLPHVAQGRLSLVLEDFEPPPRPVSVIYPNARLLPARTRAFIDWMKTEFSGLRL
- a CDS encoding ABC transporter permease, with the translated sequence MNTTTTTTTTTTTAAPPSPSVWRAPELSLRWWPVFLRNLLVWRKLALPSLIGNIAEPLIWLVAFGYGMGALVGQVAVDGVKVPYILFLASGSICMSAMNAASFEALYSAFSRMHVQKTWDGIMNAPVGLDDIVLAEMLWAAFKSIFTVTAILFVMLGLGISHTPKLIVAWLVLIGAGITFSSIALIFNALAKGYDFFTYYFTLFMTPMMFLSGVFFPLEQLPAAVKAVAAWLPLTNAVMLVRPLFMDQWPPQWWLHAAVLAVYAVVAFWIALALTRKRFRG
- a CDS encoding DUF3348 domain-containing protein, with amino-acid sequence MAQVSARAGFNGSALTRLLSRLSQADVREPRQVTADRLSQWFGWTDAISLSAALNGTPGASPPGSRASANAEETECRRVRAALAAAIAEDSTFAASPERDAAMDPAVPVEFSPFRQRYLARQQAMEAGVGPLRGRLRARLASRSPEMARLAAVDVVMEQVLGAQERSLLAGVPALLEKHFRRLRQAAPEAWLDTFRRDARDVLLAELDLRFQPVDGLLEAFRTGHKDTPQ
- a CDS encoding ATP-binding cassette domain-containing protein; this translates as MSPLFQVSHLRKRYGDTTVVDDLSFEIAPGECLGVIGPNGAGKTTTIRMCLGLTAPDGGEISALGLQMPRDALAIKAQLGVVTQFDTLDPDFSCAENLVVYGRYFGYGKAQVRARVPQLLEFAALSHKADAKPGELSGGMRRRLSLARALVNDPRLLLLDEPTTGLDPQARHLMWERLQVLLQQGKSILLTTHFMDEAERLCSRLLVLDHGRKIAEGKPRDLIAEHLEPDVVEVYGNGALSLAESAELRAMAARVEVSGETVFFYTQDARRLLDALTQHGGLRTFHRPANLEDLFLKLTGRQIREDG